Genomic segment of Dongia rigui:
TTCATCACCGGCGTGTGGGAGCCGGATTTTGCCATCGTCTTCACCGTGACCGGTGTTGACGAAACCAAACGGGGTCCGCGCAAGCGCATCACGGCGTTCCTGGTCGATCGCGACACACCGGGCTTCACCATCCGCCGCGGACCGCGCTGCGTCTCCTACCGCGCCTATGACAATTGGGAACTGTTCTTCGACAATGTCCGCCTCAACAAGCGGCAGATCCTGGGCGAGGAAGGCAAGGGTTTTGCCGTCGCCAGCGAATGGCTGCTGGGCGGTCGCGTGTTCATTGCCGCCAATTGCTGCGGCAAGGCGGAGCGCGCGATGGATCTGGCGCTCGACTGGGCGGCGACACGCAAGCAGTTCGGCCAGACTATCGGCAAGTTCCAGGGCGTCTCGTTCAAGCTGGCCGACATGAAGACCGAGCTTGCTGCAGCCGATGCCCTGACGGCCTATGTCTGCTGGAAACTGCAGAACGGCACCATGACCGATGGCGATGCCGGCATGGCGAAGCTGTTCGCGACCGAGATGCTGGGGCGCGTCACCGACCAGGCGATCCAGATCTTTGGCGGCATGGGCCTGATGGAAGAGCTGCCGCTGGAAATGATGTGGCGCGACGCGCGTGTCGAGCGCATCTGGGAAGGGACGTCGGAAATCCAGCGCCACATCATCTCGCGCGAAATGCTGCGCGCGAAAGAACAGTAAACGGTTAGGACAGCAGCGTCGCGCGCA
This window contains:
- a CDS encoding acyl-CoA dehydrogenase family protein, whose protein sequence is MPFDFQPTDEQRMLVETTRAFVENELYPVEREVDKLGYVPKEIGTAIKEKAKALGLYSANMPESVGGAGLDVMSQMLFERELGKANWAVQKFVGRPSYILMACKDEQIEKYLLPTVRGEKSEVFALTEPGAGSDAMSITTRAEADGDDYIIKGGKHFITGVWEPDFAIVFTVTGVDETKRGPRKRITAFLVDRDTPGFTIRRGPRCVSYRAYDNWELFFDNVRLNKRQILGEEGKGFAVASEWLLGGRVFIAANCCGKAERAMDLALDWAATRKQFGQTIGKFQGVSFKLADMKTELAAADALTAYVCWKLQNGTMTDGDAGMAKLFATEMLGRVTDQAIQIFGGMGLMEELPLEMMWRDARVERIWEGTSEIQRHIISREMLRAKEQ